GCTGCGGCGTAATCATCGAATCGGTGGGCGCGCAGATCACCGGCGTGCGCGGCGACCCGGACCATCCCGCCAATTTCGGGCGGCTCTGCACCAAGGGCTCGACGCTGCACCTGACGGCCGCCGCTGAGGTGACGCGGCAGACGCGCCTGCTGCAGCCGATGCGGCGCACGGCGCGTGGCGCGGCGCCGGTGGCGATCGGCTGGGACGACGCGCTCGACGGCGCGGCGGACGCGTTCGCCCGCGTGATCGACGCCCATGGACGCGACGCGGTCGGCTTCTACATCTCCGGCCAGCTGCTGACCGAGGACTACTACGTCTTCAACAAGCTGGTGAAGGGGCTGATCGGCACCAACAACCTCGACACCAACTCGCGCCTGTGCATGAGCAGCGCGGTGGCGGGCTACAAGAAGACCCTGGGGGCCGACGCGCCGCCGGCGTGCTACGACGACTTCAACCACGCCGGCTGCCTGTTCATCACCGGCAGCAACACGGCCTGGGCGCACCCGATCCTGTTCCGCCGGATCGAGGACGCCAAGCGCGCCGACCCGGCGATGAAGATCGTGGTGGTCGACCCGCGGCGCACCGACACCTGCGAGATCGCCGACCTGCACCTGGCCATCCAGCCCGGCACCGACGTGATGCTGATGCACGGCATGCTGCACCTGATGCTGTGGGAGGGCTGGACGAAGCCCGACTACATCGCCGCCCACACCACGGGTTTCGAGGCCCTGCGCGCGCTGGTGCGCGACTGCACGCCCGAGCGCGTGGCGCAGGTCTGCGGCATCGCGGCGGCCGACCTGCTGGAGGCGGCGCGGCTGTTCGCCACCTCGTCCGCGACGCTGAGCCTGTACTGCCAGGGCCTGAACCAGTCGTCCGCCGGCACGGCCAAGAACGCCGCGCTGGTCAACCTGCACCTGGCGACGGCGCAGATCGGCCGCCCGGGGGCGGGACCGTTCTCGCTCACCGGCCAGCCCAACGCGATGGGCGGGCGCGAGGTCGGCGGCATGGCCAACCTGCTGGGCGGCCACCGCGACATGGCCGATGCCGCGCACCGCGCCGAGGTCGCCGCGCTGTGGGGCGTGGCCGACGTGCCGGCCGCGCCGGGCAAGACGGCGGTGGAGATGTTCGAGGCCGCCGCCGACGGGCAGATCAAGGCGCTGTGGATCTCCTGCACCAACCCGGCCCAGTCGATGCCCGACCAGGCCACGGTGCGCCGCGCGCTGGAACGCTGCGAGTTCGTGGTGGTGCAGGAAGCCTTCGCCACCACCGCCACCTGCGCCCACGCCGACCTGCTGCTGCCGGCGACGACCTGGGGCGAGAAGGTCGGCACGGTCACCAACAGCGAGCGGCGCATCTCGCGCGTGCGGCCGGCCGTGGCCGCCCCGGGCGCGGCACGCCACGACTGGTCGGCCGTGGCCGATTTCGCGCGGCGCCTGGAGCGGCGGCTGCCGGCGGTGGCGCCGGCCACCCTGTTCCCCTACGCGCTGGACGACGCGGCCGGCGCCGAGGCGATCTGGCGCGAGCACCGCGAATCCACGCGCGGGCGCGACCTGGACATCACCGGGCTGTCGTGGGCGATGCTCGACGCGCTCGGCCCGCAGCAGTGGCCGCTGCCCGAGGGCGCCGCGCGCGGGCGCGAGCGGCTCTACGAGGACGGCGTCTTCCCGACGCCGGACGGCCGCGCGCGCTTCCACGTCGCGCCCTACAGGCCCGTGGCCGAGGCGCGCGAGGCGCGCTATCCGTTCTCGCTGAACACCGGCCGGCTGCGCGACCAGTGGCACGGCATGAGCCGCACCGGCACGCTCGGGCGGCTGTTCGGCCACGCGCCGGAGCCGGTCGTGCAGATGAACCCGCAGGACCTGGCGCGCCGCCAGCTCAAGGACGGCGACCTGGTGCACGTGACCTCGCGCCGGGGCTCGGTGGTGGTGCCGGTGCAGGCGAGCCCGGAGGTCGGCCTGAGCCAGGCCTTCATCGCCATGCACTGGGGAGCCGAATACCTCAGCGGCCGCTCGGGCGCGGGCGAGCCGATCGCCGGCGTGAACGCGCTCACCACGCCGGCGTACTGCCCCGATTCCAAGCAGCCCGAACTCAAGCACGCGGCGGTGAAGATCCTGAAGGCCGAACTGCCCTGGGGCCTGCTGGCGATGGCCTGGCTGCCGGCCGACCGGGCGCTGGCGGTGGAAGGCGCGCTGCGGGCGCTGATGCCGCGCTTCGAGTTCGCGAGCTGCGTGCCCTTCGGCACGGGCGGCGCGCTGGTCGCCGGGGGCGACGCCGCCGTCGAGCGCACGGGCGTGCTGCTGCGCGCCGCCGCGCACGCGGCGCCGGACGACGCGCTGCTCGGCCAGGTCGAGCACCTGCTCGGCCTGGCCGGCGCGGACACGCTGCGCTATGTCGACGCGCGCCACGGCCAGCGCCGCGCCGCGCGGCTGGTGCGCGCCGAGGATGGCCAGTCGGCGCACCTCGAGGGCTTCCTGCTGGGCGGCGACGTCCGCGCCGAGGCCTGGATCCGCACGCTGCTGCAGGAACGGCTGCCGGCGCAGACCTTCGGCCGGCTGCTTCTGCGCCCGGGGGCGACCGCGCCGGCCGGCGTCGCCGCGCGCGGCAAGACCGTCTGCAGCTGCTTCGGCGTGACGGAGACGGCCATCGCCGCCACCCTGACCGGGTGCGCGGGATCGGACAAGGAGCGCCTGGCCGCGTTGCAGGGCGCGCTCCGGTGCGGCACCAACTGCGGCTCCTGCATCCCCGAACTCCAGCGCATGGTGCGCGCCACCGCGCCCGCCGCGACGGCGGGCGCGCCGGCCGCGCTTCCGGTGTCGGGCTGAAGCGCCGCCCCCTGCATGAATTCCACACGACCACTTCCACGATGACCGCTTCCACCCCCTTCTCCTCCCCCGCCGCCGCCGGCAGCTGCACGCTGGTGGGGGCCGGCCCGGGCGACCCGGAGCTGCTGACGATCAAGGCCGCGCGCGCCATCGCCGCGGCCACCGTGCTGTTCGTCGACGACCTGGTCGACGAGGCCGTCGTCGCGGCCCACGCGCGCCCGGGCGCGCGCATCGTCCACGTGGGCAAGCGCGGCGGCTGCAAGAGCACGCCCCAGGCCTTCATCGAGCGCCTCATGATCACCGCCGTGCGCGAGGGCGAGACGGTGGTGCGCCTGAAGGGCGGCGACCCCTTCATCTTCGGGCGCGGGGGCGAGGAGGTCGAGCACCTGAGGCAGGCGGGCATCGCCTGCGCGGTGGTCAACGGCATCACCGCCGGGCTCGCCGCGGTCACCTCCCTGGGCGTGCCGCTGACCCACCGCGACCACGCCCAGGGCGTGGTGTTCGTCACCGGCCACGCCAAGACCGGCGCGGCCGCCCCCCAGGACCCCACCGACTGGCGCGCGCTGGCCGCGACGGTGCGCGAGGCGCGCCTCACGCTGGTGATCTACATGGGCGTGGCCGGGGCGGCGCACATCCAGGCCGAGCTGCTCCACGGCCTGCCCGGGGACACGCCCGTGGCGGTGATCCAGCACGCGAGCCTGCCGCACCAGCGCCACGTCGCCACCACCCTCGCGCGCCTGGGCGTGGCCATCGTGCAGGCCGGCCTGGGCAGCCCCTCGGTCATCGTCGTGGGCGACGTCCTCCACGGCCTGGCCGCCGCCGCCCAGCCGGCCACCCGCTTCGGCACCTGAAGAACGACACCCACCGCACGAGGAACGCCATGACCACGCTCATCAAAGCCGCCGAACTCTGGATCCCCGACGCGGACGGCCAGATCCTCGAACTGTCGGCCGGCCTCTACGGCGCCGCCGGCGCCTTCGGCTTCCTCAGCCGGGGCATGTGCTTCGGCCGGGGCGAAGGCCTGCCGGGCAAGGCCTGGGAGGAACGCCGGCCGATCCTGCTGAAGGACCTGCAGTCGGGTCCGTTCCGTCGCGCCGAGGCGGCGCGCGCCGCCGGCCTGAGCTGCGCGGTCGCGCATCCGGTGTTCGTCGAGCAGACCTGCAAGGCCGTGGTGCTGCTGTTCTGCGGCGACGTGCAGGCCGAGGTCGGCGCCCTCGAGCTGTGGCGCAACGACCCGCGCGTGACGCCCGACATGACGCTGGCCGACGGCTACTACGGCGCCACCCCGGGCGGTTTCGAGACGGCCTCGGGCGAGACCTACCTGGAACGCGGCACCGGGCTGCCGGGGCTGGCGTGGCAGCACGAGGCGTCGGTGTACTTCCCCGACCTGTCGCGCGCCGCGGGCTTCCCGCGCGCCGCCGCCGCCGCGTCGGCGGGCATCCGCAGCGGCATGGCCATTCCCTGTCCGGTGCCGGGACGCGAGAACTACGCGCTGAGCTTCCTGTGGCCGGCCGACGTGCCGGTGGCCCGGCGCGTGGAGAGCTGGACCGTCGCCGCGGCCGGCCACCCACCGACCCTGGCCTACCGCTTCGACGCCGGGCTGGACGGAGCCGACGACGCAAACGCCGCCACGGGCGCGGCGGGCGCGGCGGGCGAAACGCCGGGCGCTGCCGTGGCGCGCGCGCTGGCCACGGCCCTGCCGCAGGTCGAGGCCGCGCCCGGACCGGGTCACCACGGCGTGCTGGCGCTGCCGATCGTCATCGACACCCTGGTGGCCGAGGTGGTCGCGTTCTCGCTCTGAGCCGCGCCTGACAGAGACGCCGCGTGGCGTCTGTGGGGGTATGTCCGTGTGAAATAAGCACGCTTTTCGCACGCGACGTTCCTAGGATGGGCCGCATGCAAGTGTCCGCCCACCCTCCTCCCGTTCCCCGAGGGAACGCCATTTCCACCGCCCTGGCTGGCGGTGCCGTTACGTCGTGTTTCGATTTCACAGGGTAAACCCTGCGGTTTGCACACGAAAGTCTTCCTAAAATTTATTCAAGTTGAATTAATTAATAGCGCTTGCGTGCCGTCGGTACGCTGATGCGCACCAGGAGACGAACCCCGTGACTTCCGAAGGCCCCGGTCGAGGCGCGAACTCGAACAGCCTGCGCCTCTACAACGAGCGCACGCTGCTGCAGCGGCTGCGCCGCGCGGGCGAAGCCTCGAAGGCGGACCTGGCGCGCTGGGCCAAGCTCACCAACACCGCCGTCGGCAGCATCGTGCAGTCGCTGGAGGAAGCGCAGCTCATCGAGCCCGCCGGGCGCCGCCAGGACGGCCAGCGCGGCCAGCCCGCCGGGCTCTACCGCATCAACCACGAGGGCGCCTACGGCATCGGCGTGCGCCTGGACCGCACCAGCATCGAGAGCGTGCTGATCGACCTGGGCGGCAACATCCTGGCGCGCGAGTCGCACGACCTGCTGCTGCCCCACCCCGACCGCGCCCTGGCGCTGGTGCGCAAGGACGTGGCGCGCCTGCTCACCGTGCTGGACGCCGGCCAGCGCCGCCGCTTCATGGGCGTGGGCCTGGCGCAGCCCTACAACCTGGGGAGCTGGCTGCGCGAGCTCGACCTGAAGGCCGACTTCCGGGTCTGGGACGAGGTCGACTTCGGCGCCATGCTGGCGCAGGCGGTGCACCACCCGGTGTTCCGCGAGAACGACGGCAACGCCGCGGCCATCGCCGAGCTGTTCTTCGGCGTCGGGCGCGAGGAGAACGACTTCCTCTACGTCTTCATCGGCCCGGCGCTGGGCGCCGGCGCGGTGATGGGCGGGGAAAGCCTGCGCGGGGCCACCGGCAACGCGGCCGACCTCGGCCTGATGCCGGTGCCCGCGAGCCGGCTGGACTCGGCCCCGCCGGCGGAACGGCGCTGGGACATCCTGCTGTCGCGCGCCTCGCTCAATTCGCTGTCGCGCCACCTGCGCCACCACGGCGTCGCGGTGCGCGGCAACGCCGACCTCGAGGCCTGCGTGCGCGCCGGGCGCGCCGAACTCGGCGAATGGCTCGACGACTGCGTCGACGCCCTCGTGCCCTCGATCCGCGCCACGCTGGCGGTGCTGGACCTGCCGGTGGTGGTGCTCGACTGCGACATCGACGGCGGCCTGGTGGGCGAGCTGATGCGGCGCGTCGACGCCGGCCTGCGCCTGATCGCCCCGGAAGCGCGGCAGACGCCGCGCCTGCTGCGCGGCAGCTTCCGCGCCGACGCCGGCGCCATCGGGGCGGCGAGCCTGCCGATGTTCTTCAACTTCTCGCCCCGCGCCGACGTCCTGCGCGGACGCTCGCACCGCCATCAAATGGAGACGATTCATGTCTGAGACCACGCCCATCCTGCTGGAACTGCGCAAGATCTCCAAGACCTTCCCCGGCGTGAAGGCGCTGCGCGACGTGCGGCTGAAGGCGCGCGCCGGCCACATCCACGCCCTCATGGGCGAGAACGGCGCGGGCAAGTCGACGCTGATGAAGGTGCTCTCGGGGGCCTACATGCCCGATGCCGGCGCCGAGATCCTGATCGACGGCCAGCGGGTGGACATCGACGGGCCGCTCGCGGCCAAGAACCTGGGCGTCTCGGTGATCTACCAGGAACTCAGCCTCGCGCCCAACCTCACGGTGGCCGAGAACATCTACATGGGCCGGCCGCTGCGCCGCGCCGGCCTGGTCGACCGCGCCGGCATGACACGCGCCTGCGAGGCCACGCTCACCCGCCTGGGCGCGGATTTCGGCCCCACCACGCGGGTGGAGACGCTGTCGATCGCGCAGCGCCAGCTGGTGGAGATCGCCCGCGCGGTGCATTTCGACTGCCGCATCCTGGTGATGGACGAGCCGACCACGCCGCTGTCCACCCACGAGACCGACCGCCTGTTCGTGCTGATCCGCCGCCTGCGCGACGAGGGCCTGGCCATCCTCTACATCAGCCACCGCATGGACGAGATCGACGAGCTGGCCGACGAGGTCACGGTGCTGCGCGACGGCACCTACGTCGGCACCCTCGAGCGCGCCGAGCTGACGCGCGACAAGCTGGTGAAGATGATGGTCGGGCGCGACCTCTCGGGCTTCTACCGCAAGGAGGGCACGGGCCACCACACCGGCCGGAAGGCCCTGAGCGTGACCGGCCTGGCCGACGGCCGGCGCGTGCACGGCTGCAGCTTCGAGCTGCACGCCGGCGAGGTGCTGGGCCTGGCCGGCCTGGTGGGCGCCGGGCGCACCGAACTCGCCCGCCTGATCTTCGGCGCCGACCCGCGCACCGCCGGCCAGGTGGCGCTCGACGACAGCGGCACGGTGCTCGACATCCGCCAGCCGATCGACGCGATCCGCTCGGGCATCCTCTACCTCACCGAGGACCGCAAGGGCCAGGGCCTGTTCCTGGACCTCTCGGTACGCGACAACATCAACGTGATGGTGTGCCCCGGCGACGCCGGCGCCGGCGGCGTGATGGACGGCAAGCGCGCCCTCCAGCGCGCCAACGACGCCATCGGCCAGCTTTCCATCCGCGTGCCCTCCTCCAAGGTCAACGTCGGCTCGCTGTCGGGGGGCAACCAGCAGAAGGTGCTGCTCGCGCGGCTGCTGGAACTGGGCCCGCGCGTGCTGATCCTGGACGAGCCCACGCGCGGCGTGGACATCGGCGCGAAGAGCGAGATCTACCGCCTGATCGACGAGCTGGCGCGCCGCGGCGTCGCGGTGCTGGTCATCTCCAGCGAGCTGGCCGAGGTCGTGGGCATCTGCGACCGCGTCGTCGTGATGCGCGAGGGCCACCTCGTGGGCGAGGTCGGCGGCGCGAGCGGCCACGCGATCAGCCAGGAGAACATCGTCGCGCTGGCCACCGGCGCCGACGTGCTCCAGGCCCCCGTCGTGCACTGACGCCCGCCATCCGAAGCCGAATCCAATTCCGATCGACCCCGCTCCCCATCCGACAACGAAGACAGACCCGGAGATTCCCATGACCGAACCGACCTCCAACGCCCTCACCGGGGTGGACGCCTCCACCACGCCCTCGACGCCGAGCGCCCCGCGCATGAGCAGCGCCACCACCGGCAAGGACCTGATCCGCGCGCTGGGCATGCTGCCGGTGCTGGTGCTGCTGTGCATCGGCTTCAGCCTGGCCAGCGAAGCCTTCTTCAGCCTGCAGAACCTGTCGATCATGACGCAGCAGGCCTCCATCAACATCGTGCTGGCCGCGGGCATGACCTTCGTCATCCTGACCGGCGGCATCGACCTGTCGGTGGGCTCGATCCTGGCGGCCTCGGCGGTGGTGGCGATGCTGGTGTCCAACATCCCCGAGTTCGGGATGCTGGGCATCGCCGCGGGCCTGGCCTGCGGCCTGCTCTTCGGCCTCATCAACGGCGTGCTGATCGCCTTCGTGAAGCTGCCTTCGTTCATCGTCACGCTGGGCTCGCTGACGGCGGTGCGCGGCATCGCGCGGCTGATCGGCAACGACGCCACCATCTCCAACCCGAACCTGCCCTTCGCCTTCATGGGCGACGGCGAGGTGCTGGGCATCCCGTCGCTGGTGATCATCGCGTTCGTGGTGGTGGCGGTGTCGTGGTTCATCCTGCGCCGCACGGTGCTGGGCCTGAACATCTACTCGGTGGGCGGCAACCCCGAGGCGGCGCGCCTGGCCGGCATCAAGGTGTGGGCGGTGCTGCTGTTCGCCTACTGCACCTCGGGCCTGCTCTCCGGCCTGGGCGGCGTGATGGCCTCGGCCCGCCTCCAGTCGGCCAACGGCCTGCAGCTGGGCGCGTCCTACGAACTCGACGCCATCGCGGCGGTCATCCTGGGCGGCACCAGCTTCGTCGGCGGCACCGGCTCCATCCTGGGCACGCTGATCGGCGCGCTGATCATCGCGGTGCTGACCAACGGCCTGATCCTGATGGGCGTCTCCGACATCTGGCAGTACATCGTCAAGGGCCTGGTGATCATCGGCGCCGTGGCGCTGGACAGCTACCGCCGCCGCGGCTCCGCCCGCACCTGAGCACCGCGTCCCCGTCCTCTTTCTGTTTCTGTTTCTGTTTTCCCCGATTCCCGTTCCCCGCCTTTCCCAGGAGACATCCATGCGCAACACCATCCTCGCCCTGACCGTGATCGCCGCCGCCCTCGCGGCCCCCGCCGTCCAGGCCCAGAACAAGCCGATCAAGAACGTCGGCATCACGCTCGGCTCGCTGGGCAATCCGTTCTTCGTCTCGCTGGCCAAGGGCGCCGAGGCCAAGGTCAAGCAGCTCAACCCGGCCGCCAAGGTCACGATGCTGTCGGCCGACTACGAGCTCAACAAGCAGTTCTCGCAGATCGACGGCTTCATCGCCGCGGGCACCGACCTGATCCTGGTCAACGCCGTGGACGCCAAGGCCATCGAGCCGGCGCTGGTGAAGGCCAAGAAGGCCGGCATCGTGGTGGTGGGCGTGGACGTGGCGGCCAACGGCGCCGACGCGACCGTGCAGACCAACAACGTGCAGGCCGGCGAGATCGCCTGCCAGTTCATCGTCGAGAAGCTCGGCGGCAAGGGCAACGTCATCATCCAGAACGGTCCGCAGGTCTCTGCCGTGATCGACCGCGTCAACGGCTGCAAGTCGGTGTTCAAGAAGAACCCGGACATCAAGGTGCTGTCGGACGACCAGGACGCCAAGGGCTCGCGCGAGGGTGGCCTGAACGTGATGCAGAACCACCTCACGCGCTTCCCCAAGATCGACGCCGTGTTCGCCATCAACGACCCGCAGGCCGTGGGCATCGACCTGGCCGCGCGCCAGCTCAAGCGCAAGGGCATCGTCATCGCCTCGGTCGACGGCGCCCCCGACATCGAGACCGCGCTCAAGGGCGACACCCAGGTGCAGGCCTCCGCCAGCCAGGACCCCTACGCCATCGCGCAGAAGGCGGTGGAGATCGGCCAGGACCTGATCAACGGCAAGAAGCCGGCCGCGCCGATGACGCTGCTGCCCTCGACCCTGATCACGCGCGACAACGTGAAGGACTACAAGGGCTGGTCGGCACCGCGCTGAGCGGCCCCCGCCCTCGTCGATCGTTCGCACCTACACACAACCCGGGGAGAAGCGCCATGTTCGTGGTCTGCGGTGAAGCACTGATGGATGTCTACACGGGCGCCCAGACGCCCACCGGCCTGAGCCTCGATGCGCGCATCGGCGGCTCGCCGCTCAACGTGGCGCAGGGACTGGCCCGGCTCGGCCGGCCGGTCGCCTTTCTCACCGGGCTGTCGAGCGACGCCATCGGCGAGCGCCTGATGGCCTCGCTCGCCGCCGAGGGCGTGGACACGTCGCTGGTGCTGCGCAACGACGCGCCCAGCACGATCAGCATGGTGCTGGTCGACGCGCTGGGCGTGCCGCGCTATGCCTTCCACGGCGACGGCGCGGCCGACCGGCAGATCACCAACGAGACCCTGCCCCGGCTGCCCGCCGACACGCGCGCGCTGCAGTTCGGCTCCTACGCGCTCGCGGTCGAGCCGGTGGGCAGCGCCCTGCGCGCCCTGGCGGCGCGCGAGCGCGACCGGCGCCTCGTGGCCTACGACCTGAACGTGCGCCTGAACGTCGAGCCCGACATCGCGCACTGGCGCGGCGTCGTGGAATACATGGTGCAGTTCGCCCACGTGCTCAAGACGAGCGACGAGGACCTGGACCTGCTCTACCCGGACGAGACGCCCGAGGCCGTCGCCGCGCGCTGGCTCGAACAGGGCGCCGCGCTCGTGATCGTGACGCGCGGCCCGCACGGCGCGACCGCCTGGACGCGCGCGACCCGCGTCACGGCGCCGTCGCCGCGCGTGGCGGTGGTCGACACGGTCGGCGCGGGCGACACCTTCCAGGCCGCCTTCCTGACCTGGCTGGACGAGCGCGACCTGCTGACGGCCCCCGCCGTCGCGGCGCTCGACGCCGCCCAGCTCGAGGCCATGCTGCGGTTCGCCGCGCGCGCGGCCGCGATCACCTGCTCGCGGCGCGGCGCGGACATGCCCCGGCGCGCCGAACTGGACTAGACCCGGCCCGGACCGCGGGCGCCGCGCGCGCCACGGCGAGGCCCCTCGGCAGCGGGCCCACAATGGGCCTCGCACCCGGAGGATCCCCATGACCCGCTTCGTCGACGTCCCCACCATGTCGCGGCTGATCGAATCGATCGGCCTGCGCACCTTCATCGGCGAGCTCGCCGACGCCATCCGGGCGGACTTCCTGCGCTGGAACGACTTCGACAAGTCGCCGCGCACGGCCGCCCACTCGGAGGTCGGCGTGATCGAGCTGATGCCCGTCGCCGGCTCTCTCACCTACGCCTTCAAGTACGTCAACGGCCACCCGCGCAACACCGCGCGGGGCCTCTACACGGTGATGGCCTTCGGCGTGCTGGCCGAGGTCGCCACCGGCCGGCCGGTGCTGCTGTCCGAACTCACCATCGCCACCGCGCTGCGCACCTGCGCGACCTCGCTGGTCGCCGCGCGCGCGCTGGCGCGGCCCGGGTCGCGGCGCATGGCGCTGATCGGCAACGGCGCGCAGGCCGAATTCCAGGCGCTGGCCTTCCATCTCCACCTGGGCATCGAGGAACTCGCGGTGTTCGACGTCGACCCGCGCGCCACCGACCGGCTCGCGCGCAACCTCGCGCCGTGGCCGGGCCTGCGCGTGGTGCGCTGCGGCTCGGTCGCGGCGGCCGTGCGCGGCGCCGACATCGTGACCACCGCCACCGCCGACAAGTCGCGCGCCACCATCCTCGTGCCGGAGATGATCGAGCCGGGCATGCACGTCAACGCCGTCGGCGGGGACTGCCCCGG
This genomic window from Comamonadaceae bacterium OTU4NAUVB1 contains:
- a CDS encoding ABC transporter substrate-binding protein, which produces MRNTILALTVIAAALAAPAVQAQNKPIKNVGITLGSLGNPFFVSLAKGAEAKVKQLNPAAKVTMLSADYELNKQFSQIDGFIAAGTDLILVNAVDAKAIEPALVKAKKAGIVVVGVDVAANGADATVQTNNVQAGEIACQFIVEKLGGKGNVIIQNGPQVSAVIDRVNGCKSVFKKNPDIKVLSDDQDAKGSREGGLNVMQNHLTRFPKIDAVFAINDPQAVGIDLAARQLKRKGIVIASVDGAPDIETALKGDTQVQASASQDPYAIAQKAVEIGQDLINGKKPAAPMTLLPSTLITRDNVKDYKGWSAPR
- a CDS encoding ribose ABC transporter permease, whose translation is MSSATTGKDLIRALGMLPVLVLLCIGFSLASEAFFSLQNLSIMTQQASINIVLAAGMTFVILTGGIDLSVGSILAASAVVAMLVSNIPEFGMLGIAAGLACGLLFGLINGVLIAFVKLPSFIVTLGSLTAVRGIARLIGNDATISNPNLPFAFMGDGEVLGIPSLVIIAFVVVAVSWFILRRTVLGLNIYSVGGNPEAARLAGIKVWAVLLFAYCTSGLLSGLGGVMASARLQSANGLQLGASYELDAIAAVILGGTSFVGGTGSILGTLIGALIIAVLTNGLILMGVSDIWQYIVKGLVIIGAVALDSYRRRGSART
- the cobA gene encoding uroporphyrinogen-III C-methyltransferase — encoded protein: MTASTPFSSPAAAGSCTLVGAGPGDPELLTIKAARAIAAATVLFVDDLVDEAVVAAHARPGARIVHVGKRGGCKSTPQAFIERLMITAVREGETVVRLKGGDPFIFGRGGEEVEHLRQAGIACAVVNGITAGLAAVTSLGVPLTHRDHAQGVVFVTGHAKTGAAAPQDPTDWRALAATVREARLTLVIYMGVAGAAHIQAELLHGLPGDTPVAVIQHASLPHQRHVATTLARLGVAIVQAGLGSPSVIVVGDVLHGLAAAAQPATRFGT
- a CDS encoding ROK family protein is translated as MTSEGPGRGANSNSLRLYNERTLLQRLRRAGEASKADLARWAKLTNTAVGSIVQSLEEAQLIEPAGRRQDGQRGQPAGLYRINHEGAYGIGVRLDRTSIESVLIDLGGNILARESHDLLLPHPDRALALVRKDVARLLTVLDAGQRRRFMGVGLAQPYNLGSWLRELDLKADFRVWDEVDFGAMLAQAVHHPVFRENDGNAAAIAELFFGVGREENDFLYVFIGPALGAGAVMGGESLRGATGNAADLGLMPVPASRLDSAPPAERRWDILLSRASLNSLSRHLRHHGVAVRGNADLEACVRAGRAELGEWLDDCVDALVPSIRATLAVLDLPVVVLDCDIDGGLVGELMRRVDAGLRLIAPEARQTPRLLRGSFRADAGAIGAASLPMFFNFSPRADVLRGRSHRHQMETIHV
- a CDS encoding carbohydrate kinase, which translates into the protein MFVVCGEALMDVYTGAQTPTGLSLDARIGGSPLNVAQGLARLGRPVAFLTGLSSDAIGERLMASLAAEGVDTSLVLRNDAPSTISMVLVDALGVPRYAFHGDGAADRQITNETLPRLPADTRALQFGSYALAVEPVGSALRALAARERDRRLVAYDLNVRLNVEPDIAHWRGVVEYMVQFAHVLKTSDEDLDLLYPDETPEAVAARWLEQGAALVIVTRGPHGATAWTRATRVTAPSPRVAVVDTVGAGDTFQAAFLTWLDERDLLTAPAVAALDAAQLEAMLRFAARAAAITCSRRGADMPRRAELD
- a CDS encoding sugar ABC transporter ATP-binding protein, yielding MSETTPILLELRKISKTFPGVKALRDVRLKARAGHIHALMGENGAGKSTLMKVLSGAYMPDAGAEILIDGQRVDIDGPLAAKNLGVSVIYQELSLAPNLTVAENIYMGRPLRRAGLVDRAGMTRACEATLTRLGADFGPTTRVETLSIAQRQLVEIARAVHFDCRILVMDEPTTPLSTHETDRLFVLIRRLRDEGLAILYISHRMDEIDELADEVTVLRDGTYVGTLERAELTRDKLVKMMVGRDLSGFYRKEGTGHHTGRKALSVTGLADGRRVHGCSFELHAGEVLGLAGLVGAGRTELARLIFGADPRTAGQVALDDSGTVLDIRQPIDAIRSGILYLTEDRKGQGLFLDLSVRDNINVMVCPGDAGAGGVMDGKRALQRANDAIGQLSIRVPSSKVNVGSLSGGNQQKVLLARLLELGPRVLILDEPTRGVDIGAKSEIYRLIDELARRGVAVLVISSELAEVVGICDRVVVMREGHLVGEVGGASGHAISQENIVALATGADVLQAPVVH
- a CDS encoding molybdopterin-dependent oxidoreductase, whose protein sequence is MSLLQPLAPALDLHVSPRETRSTCPYCGVGCGVIIESVGAQITGVRGDPDHPANFGRLCTKGSTLHLTAAAEVTRQTRLLQPMRRTARGAAPVAIGWDDALDGAADAFARVIDAHGRDAVGFYISGQLLTEDYYVFNKLVKGLIGTNNLDTNSRLCMSSAVAGYKKTLGADAPPACYDDFNHAGCLFITGSNTAWAHPILFRRIEDAKRADPAMKIVVVDPRRTDTCEIADLHLAIQPGTDVMLMHGMLHLMLWEGWTKPDYIAAHTTGFEALRALVRDCTPERVAQVCGIAAADLLEAARLFATSSATLSLYCQGLNQSSAGTAKNAALVNLHLATAQIGRPGAGPFSLTGQPNAMGGREVGGMANLLGGHRDMADAAHRAEVAALWGVADVPAAPGKTAVEMFEAAADGQIKALWISCTNPAQSMPDQATVRRALERCEFVVVQEAFATTATCAHADLLLPATTWGEKVGTVTNSERRISRVRPAVAAPGAARHDWSAVADFARRLERRLPAVAPATLFPYALDDAAGAEAIWREHRESTRGRDLDITGLSWAMLDALGPQQWPLPEGAARGRERLYEDGVFPTPDGRARFHVAPYRPVAEAREARYPFSLNTGRLRDQWHGMSRTGTLGRLFGHAPEPVVQMNPQDLARRQLKDGDLVHVTSRRGSVVVPVQASPEVGLSQAFIAMHWGAEYLSGRSGAGEPIAGVNALTTPAYCPDSKQPELKHAAVKILKAELPWGLLAMAWLPADRALAVEGALRALMPRFEFASCVPFGTGGALVAGGDAAVERTGVLLRAAAHAAPDDALLGQVEHLLGLAGADTLRYVDARHGQRRAARLVRAEDGQSAHLEGFLLGGDVRAEAWIRTLLQERLPAQTFGRLLLRPGATAPAGVAARGKTVCSCFGVTETAIAATLTGCAGSDKERLAALQGALRCGTNCGSCIPELQRMVRATAPAATAGAPAALPVSG